In Nocardia sputorum, a single genomic region encodes these proteins:
- a CDS encoding MTH1187 family thiamine-binding protein, with product MIIAFSVTPVGAGESVGAAVAEAVRVIRASGLPNETNALFTTIEGEWDEVMAVIKQAVDAVMEVAPRCSIVLKGDVRPGSTNAITSKVESVERHLREPR from the coding sequence GTGATCATCGCCTTCTCGGTAACACCGGTTGGAGCAGGCGAAAGCGTCGGTGCCGCAGTGGCAGAAGCGGTGCGCGTTATACGCGCCAGCGGGTTGCCGAATGAGACGAATGCCCTGTTCACAACCATCGAAGGCGAATGGGATGAGGTAATGGCGGTGATCAAGCAAGCGGTAGATGCCGTAATGGAAGTCGCGCCACGATGCAGCATCGTTCTCAAGGGCGATGTCCGCCCTGGATCAACAAACGCGATCACATCGAAAGTCGAGTCTGTGGAGCGTCATTTGAGGGAACCTCGTTAA
- a CDS encoding DUF6879 family protein, with protein MQLAQGEAFNDLFRQVKREAFHLEVRDDYYPPDYPPLVRFLRDEPEDYAWFQPWLNQVRQTTGRGVAVNRARVVTVPHNDYTRYAKHVARLNVEAGEDVRYLPRHLIDPDELTVDDWWIFDDSVVAFTIFEPVENGKWLGGAVTTDPRIVEYIRTVKARVWSMATPLAEYSEP; from the coding sequence ATGCAGCTAGCGCAGGGTGAGGCATTCAACGATCTGTTTCGACAGGTCAAGCGCGAAGCGTTCCACCTCGAAGTTCGGGACGATTATTACCCACCGGACTACCCGCCACTCGTCCGATTCTTACGTGATGAGCCCGAAGACTACGCATGGTTTCAACCCTGGCTGAACCAGGTCAGGCAAACTACCGGCCGAGGCGTGGCCGTCAACCGGGCGCGGGTGGTCACCGTGCCACACAACGACTACACCCGATATGCAAAGCACGTTGCTCGGCTCAACGTGGAAGCGGGCGAGGATGTACGATACCTGCCCCGCCACCTGATCGACCCTGACGAATTAACGGTAGACGATTGGTGGATTTTCGATGATTCCGTTGTAGCATTCACCATATTCGAACCCGTCGAAAACGGTAAATGGCTCGGAGGTGCTGTAACCACCGACCCTCGAATAGTCGAGTACATCCGAACAGTCAAAGCAAGGGTATGGTCTATGGCTACCCCATTGGCTGAATACAGCGAGCCGTGA
- a CDS encoding helix-turn-helix domain-containing protein — protein MTSSPNQAREALGARLRELRLDAGISGTELAHRAGWHQTKVSKIEYGKTKPTGDDIRLWCAHTGNDDQVPDLIATLRNIETAWLEWKRVLGTGTKRRQQASIKLEAETEVMRVYHPFLIPGLLQTAEYAESVLRSVVEFQQVPNDVNEGVSKRMERQQILYRRDHRFHFVVAEQALRTTVGSDQTMIGQLDRLLAVLGMSRVVFGIVPAEAPYRVSMTNFTIFDDNRVMVETLTAELTVTQPREITQYGRAFDALARQSATGEAARELIRKAISERLSGENTE, from the coding sequence GTGACGAGTTCACCGAATCAGGCCAGGGAAGCTCTCGGTGCACGGCTCCGAGAGCTTCGCCTAGATGCAGGTATCAGCGGCACCGAGCTTGCCCACCGTGCCGGATGGCATCAAACCAAGGTATCGAAAATCGAGTACGGCAAGACTAAGCCCACCGGCGACGACATACGTCTCTGGTGTGCCCATACCGGCAATGACGACCAAGTGCCCGACCTGATAGCTACCCTGCGCAACATCGAGACCGCATGGCTCGAATGGAAGCGAGTACTAGGCACCGGTACAAAGCGGCGGCAACAAGCCTCTATCAAGCTGGAAGCCGAAACCGAGGTCATGCGGGTATATCACCCTTTCTTGATACCTGGCCTACTTCAGACAGCAGAGTACGCCGAGAGTGTTCTACGCAGCGTTGTCGAGTTTCAGCAAGTGCCGAACGATGTGAATGAAGGCGTATCGAAGCGGATGGAACGGCAACAGATATTGTACCGTCGTGACCACCGATTTCATTTCGTCGTAGCCGAGCAAGCCTTACGTACTACGGTGGGCAGCGATCAGACCATGATCGGACAACTGGATCGGCTCTTGGCTGTGCTCGGAATGTCTAGGGTAGTTTTCGGGATCGTTCCAGCCGAAGCTCCATACCGAGTATCAATGACTAACTTTACGATATTCGACGACAACAGGGTCATGGTTGAGACCTTGACAGCCGAGCTGACGGTTACTCAGCCACGGGAGATCACCCAATACGGGCGCGCGTTCGATGCCCTCGCTAGGCAATCTGCGACCGGGGAGGCAGCGCGGGAGCTGATCCGGAAAGCGATCAGCGAACGACTTAGCGGTGAAAACACCGAATAA
- a CDS encoding DUF6879 family protein: MPDEGFPDLLRTCKREAFHLEVLDTYAEPNEYEPFRRFLADEPDDYAWFQPWTELIQETTSRGVAVTRVRIVTEPHTDYTRFALAVAALNVRAGEDIRYLPRHHAGEVPSDDYWLLDDETVVFSAFGESGGWSGAATTDPHIAAYCRGLRARFWPLATPFPEYVTQ, translated from the coding sequence GTGCCCGATGAAGGGTTCCCGGACCTACTCCGGACCTGCAAGCGGGAAGCGTTTCACCTCGAAGTGCTCGACACCTACGCCGAACCGAACGAGTACGAACCGTTCCGGCGATTCCTGGCAGACGAGCCGGATGACTACGCATGGTTCCAGCCGTGGACCGAGCTGATACAGGAGACGACCAGCCGGGGCGTAGCGGTCACACGGGTACGAATCGTCACCGAACCGCACACCGACTACACCCGGTTCGCGCTTGCCGTGGCAGCGCTCAATGTACGGGCAGGCGAAGACATTCGATATCTGCCCCGGCATCATGCCGGGGAAGTCCCTTCGGATGACTACTGGCTACTTGATGACGAAACAGTGGTCTTCTCAGCGTTCGGGGAGTCCGGAGGCTGGTCCGGTGCGGCAACCACCGACCCGCACATCGCCGCGTACTGCCGCGGGCTCCGAGCCCGGTTCTGGCCTCTCGCCACTCCGTTTCCGGAGTACGTCACACAGTGA
- a CDS encoding helix-turn-helix domain-containing protein, with product MTGSVDQQREYLGAQLRGIRVAAGLSGAELARRSGWDPSKVSKIEYGRIRPSLEDISVYCRHCNAGDQIADLHAARQSIDTAYLEWRKILGTGTKRRQQASIKWESEARIIRSFEPVLVPGLLQTADYAAGILRKVIEFQQIPNDLDAGVSKRMQRQQVLYQRDHLFHFVLGEQALYTTVGDDQTMIGQLDRLLAVQGMPRVTLGIVPMRAPFETATTSFLMFDSSRVLVENITAELSITQPREIAVYHRTFDVLAGQSVAGEAARELIRKALDARTPRP from the coding sequence GTGACCGGTTCCGTTGACCAGCAGCGCGAATATCTCGGGGCGCAACTCCGAGGTATTCGCGTTGCCGCCGGGTTGTCCGGTGCGGAGTTGGCACGCCGTAGCGGATGGGACCCAAGCAAGGTCTCAAAGATCGAATACGGCCGGATACGCCCGTCTCTAGAGGACATCTCGGTGTACTGCCGACACTGCAACGCGGGTGACCAAATAGCAGACCTCCACGCGGCGCGGCAGAGCATCGATACCGCGTACCTCGAGTGGCGGAAGATTCTCGGTACCGGAACCAAGCGCAGACAGCAAGCGTCGATCAAGTGGGAATCCGAAGCTCGGATCATCCGATCGTTTGAACCGGTCTTGGTTCCCGGCCTTCTACAGACCGCCGACTACGCGGCGGGCATCCTGCGGAAGGTGATCGAGTTCCAGCAGATTCCGAACGATCTGGACGCGGGTGTATCCAAGCGGATGCAGCGGCAACAAGTCTTGTATCAGCGGGATCACTTGTTCCACTTCGTCCTTGGTGAACAAGCGTTGTACACCACCGTTGGCGACGATCAGACGATGATCGGCCAGCTCGACCGGCTCTTAGCTGTCCAAGGTATGCCACGTGTGACGCTCGGTATCGTGCCGATGCGGGCACCGTTCGAGACGGCTACCACGTCGTTTCTGATGTTCGATTCGAGCCGTGTCCTGGTCGAAAACATCACAGCAGAGCTGTCGATCACTCAGCCGCGAGAGATAGCGGTGTATCACCGGACGTTCGATGTCCTGGCCGGTCAGTCCGTGGCCGGCGAAGCAGCACGGGAGCTGATCCGCAAGGCGCTGGATGCCCGTACGCCCCGACCGTGA
- a CDS encoding sigma-70 family RNA polymerase sigma factor has protein sequence MNDSPASPAGLAPDLLAAFETHRRELCAYAYRMLGSSFEAEDAVQETLTRAWKSYDSFEGRASLRSWLYKITTNVCLDMLDGPQRRARPMDLSGPSRPDSPLPAPQPDYVWIEPIPNALAFGADPADHASAKDTLRLAFVAACQHLPATQRAILIMREVLRFSANETAEALTMSPASVNSALQRARATMSKVQPAATDIYDDSDEDQRKLVDNFVKAFEAYDMDTLTSLLKADVALSMPPIELWISGPENVAAFMLGHGSACRDSRLLPLEGANGLPAFGHYKPGPEPGVWVPWSITVLELAGATIAGLNFFLDTEKLFPLFGLAPELREKV, from the coding sequence ATGAACGACTCGCCAGCCTCCCCCGCCGGCCTCGCTCCCGATCTGCTCGCCGCGTTCGAGACCCATCGCAGGGAGCTGTGCGCGTACGCCTACCGCATGCTCGGCTCGTCCTTCGAAGCGGAGGACGCGGTCCAGGAGACCTTGACCCGGGCGTGGAAGTCCTACGACTCGTTCGAGGGCCGCGCCAGCCTCCGCTCCTGGCTGTACAAGATCACCACGAACGTCTGCCTGGACATGCTCGACGGCCCGCAGCGGCGGGCTCGGCCGATGGATCTGTCCGGTCCGTCGCGGCCGGATTCGCCGCTGCCCGCACCCCAGCCGGACTACGTCTGGATCGAGCCGATCCCGAACGCGCTGGCCTTCGGCGCCGATCCCGCCGACCACGCCAGCGCGAAGGACACGTTGCGATTGGCCTTCGTCGCGGCCTGCCAGCATCTGCCCGCCACGCAGCGCGCGATCCTGATCATGCGCGAGGTCCTGCGCTTCTCCGCGAACGAGACCGCCGAGGCGCTCACCATGTCGCCCGCGTCGGTCAACAGCGCGCTGCAACGGGCGCGCGCCACCATGTCCAAGGTCCAGCCCGCGGCCACCGACATCTACGACGATTCCGACGAGGATCAGCGCAAGCTGGTGGACAACTTCGTCAAGGCGTTCGAGGCCTACGACATGGACACGCTCACCTCGCTGCTGAAAGCAGATGTGGCGCTGTCCATGCCGCCGATCGAGCTGTGGATCTCCGGCCCGGAGAACGTCGCCGCGTTCATGCTCGGCCACGGAAGCGCTTGCCGCGATTCGCGTCTGCTCCCGCTGGAAGGCGCCAACGGCCTGCCCGCTTTCGGCCACTACAAGCCGGGCCCGGAGCCGGGCGTGTGGGTGCCGTGGTCGATCACGGTTCTGGAACTCGCCGGCGCCACCATCGCCGGGCTGAACTTCTTCCTGGACACCGAGAAGCTGTTCCCGCTGTTCGGCCTCGCGCCCGAACTGCGCGAAAAGGTTTGA
- a CDS encoding VOC family protein has protein sequence MSSKMIFINLPVTDLHRSTAFYEALGWKVNQEFTDDNAACIVIDDNICLMLLTEDFFTTFSKRPVADTKAAIGAAYALALGSAAEVDNLTEAALAAGATEEVNEDKRAQEAQVGMHGRTFIDPDGHQWEPFWMDYPGAS, from the coding sequence ATGAGCAGCAAGATGATCTTCATCAATCTCCCGGTCACCGATCTGCACCGGTCGACGGCGTTCTACGAGGCGCTGGGCTGGAAGGTCAACCAGGAGTTCACCGATGACAACGCGGCCTGCATCGTGATCGATGACAACATCTGCCTGATGCTGCTCACCGAGGATTTCTTCACCACCTTCAGCAAGCGGCCGGTGGCCGACACCAAGGCGGCGATCGGCGCCGCGTACGCGCTGGCCCTCGGCAGCGCCGCGGAGGTCGACAACCTGACCGAGGCCGCGCTGGCCGCGGGCGCGACCGAAGAGGTGAACGAGGACAAGCGGGCGCAAGAGGCGCAGGTCGGCATGCACGGCCGCACCTTCATCGACCCGGACGGCCACCAGTGGGAGCCGTTCTGGATGGATTACCCGGGCGCGAGCTGA
- a CDS encoding crotonase/enoyl-CoA hydratase family protein, whose translation MPHCLVEKRDHVLIVTMNRPEARNALSGEMMAIMKDAWNQVDDDPDIRVAILTGAGGAFCAGADLKGMTSEHPGDTIDGGGWNPAKLEALLKGRRLTKPLIAAVEGPAIAGGTEILQGTDIRVAGESAKFGVSEARWGLFPLGGSAVRLVRQIPYTVAAEILLTGRHITAAEAKEIGLIGHVVPDGTALDKALEIAGQIAANGPLAVQAILRTIRETEAMPEEDAFQIDAKLGMAVFRSADAKEGPRAFAEKRKPSFTGN comes from the coding sequence ATGCCGCACTGCCTCGTCGAGAAGCGCGACCACGTCCTCATCGTCACCATGAACCGGCCCGAGGCGCGCAACGCGCTGTCGGGCGAGATGATGGCGATCATGAAGGACGCCTGGAACCAGGTGGACGACGATCCGGACATCCGGGTCGCGATCCTGACCGGCGCGGGCGGCGCGTTCTGCGCGGGCGCCGATCTCAAGGGCATGACCTCCGAGCACCCGGGCGACACCATCGACGGCGGCGGCTGGAACCCGGCCAAGCTGGAGGCGCTGCTCAAGGGCCGCAGGCTGACCAAGCCGCTGATCGCGGCGGTCGAGGGCCCGGCCATCGCGGGCGGCACCGAGATCCTGCAGGGCACCGACATCCGGGTGGCCGGGGAGAGCGCGAAATTCGGTGTTTCCGAAGCGCGTTGGGGCTTGTTCCCGCTGGGCGGCTCGGCGGTGCGGCTGGTCCGCCAGATCCCCTACACCGTCGCCGCCGAGATCCTGCTCACCGGCCGGCACATCACCGCGGCGGAGGCCAAGGAGATCGGCCTGATCGGGCACGTGGTCCCGGACGGCACCGCGCTGGACAAAGCGCTGGAGATCGCGGGGCAGATCGCCGCCAACGGCCCGCTCGCCGTGCAGGCCATCCTGCGCACCATCCGGGAGACCGAGGCCATGCCGGAGGAGGACGCCTTCCAGATCGACGCCAAGCTCGGCATGGCGGTCTTCCGCTCGGCGGATGCCAAGGAAGGGCCTCGGGCGTTCGCGGAAAAGCGTAAGCCCTCTTTCACCGGAAACTGA
- a CDS encoding acyl-CoA synthetase has translation MSYNIADLVEHAIDLMPDRVALADDGREVTYAQLEERANKLAHYLQEQGVQPGDKVGIYSRNTIEAVEAMVAIFKARAVMINVNFRYVENELQYIFDNSDMVALIHERRYSDRVAAVRPKTPQLRTVVVVDDDTTGTIPTAADSVEYEAVIAQSSGERDFGERSPDDLYMVYTGGTTGMPKGVMWRQEDVWRVLGAGINFITGEYVQDEWELAKVGAGSPPMVRFPIPPMIHGGAQWATFHSLFGGGKAVMLPEFSGHGVWQAIDKHKINLIFITGDAMARPMLDALIEGNPETGQPYDLSSLYVMASSAALFSPALKDQFLELLPNRMISDSIGSSETGFGGIAIVAKGATHTGGPRVKIDASTDVLDEDGNPVRPGSGVVGILARRGHIPLGYYKDEAKTAATFKEFNGIRYAIPGDFARVEEDGTVTMLGRGSVSINSGGEKIYPEEVEGALKTHPEIFDALVVGIEDERWGQRVVAVVQCRGESRPTLEELRPMLTQEIAPYKLPRSLWYVDEIKRSPAGKPDYRWAKEQTQSRPADDNAVASAK, from the coding sequence GTGAGCTACAACATAGCGGACCTTGTCGAACATGCCATCGACCTGATGCCCGACCGCGTCGCGCTGGCCGACGACGGCCGCGAGGTCACCTACGCCCAGTTGGAGGAGCGGGCCAACAAACTCGCTCACTACCTGCAAGAACAGGGAGTCCAGCCGGGTGACAAGGTGGGTATCTACTCACGCAACACGATCGAGGCCGTCGAGGCCATGGTCGCGATCTTCAAGGCGCGGGCCGTGATGATCAACGTGAACTTCCGTTACGTCGAGAACGAGTTGCAATACATCTTCGACAACTCGGACATGGTGGCGCTGATCCACGAGCGGCGCTACAGCGACCGGGTCGCTGCCGTCCGTCCCAAGACCCCGCAGCTGCGCACCGTCGTCGTCGTCGACGACGATACGACCGGCACGATTCCCACCGCAGCGGATTCGGTGGAATACGAGGCGGTGATCGCGCAGTCCTCGGGTGAGCGCGACTTCGGCGAACGCTCGCCCGACGACCTGTACATGGTCTATACCGGCGGCACCACCGGCATGCCCAAAGGCGTGATGTGGCGCCAGGAGGACGTGTGGCGCGTGCTCGGCGCGGGCATCAACTTCATCACCGGTGAATACGTCCAGGACGAATGGGAATTGGCGAAGGTCGGCGCGGGCAGCCCGCCGATGGTGCGGTTCCCGATCCCGCCGATGATCCACGGCGGGGCGCAGTGGGCCACATTCCACAGCCTGTTCGGTGGCGGCAAGGCCGTGATGCTCCCGGAGTTCTCCGGGCACGGCGTGTGGCAGGCCATCGACAAGCACAAGATCAATCTGATCTTCATCACCGGGGACGCGATGGCGCGCCCCATGCTCGACGCGCTCATCGAGGGCAACCCGGAAACCGGTCAGCCCTACGACCTTTCGAGCTTGTACGTGATGGCCAGCAGTGCGGCGCTGTTCTCGCCCGCGCTCAAGGACCAGTTCCTCGAACTGCTGCCCAACCGGATGATCTCCGATTCGATCGGTTCCTCCGAGACCGGGTTCGGCGGCATCGCCATCGTGGCCAAGGGGGCGACGCACACCGGCGGGCCGCGCGTGAAGATCGACGCCTCCACCGATGTGCTCGACGAGGACGGCAATCCGGTGCGGCCCGGCTCAGGCGTGGTCGGCATCCTGGCTCGGCGCGGGCATATCCCGCTCGGCTACTACAAGGACGAGGCGAAGACCGCGGCGACGTTCAAGGAGTTCAACGGCATCCGCTACGCCATCCCCGGCGACTTCGCTCGCGTCGAGGAGGACGGCACGGTCACCATGCTCGGCCGCGGTTCGGTCAGCATCAACAGCGGCGGCGAGAAGATCTACCCCGAGGAGGTCGAGGGCGCGCTCAAGACCCACCCGGAGATCTTCGACGCGCTGGTGGTCGGTATCGAGGACGAGCGCTGGGGCCAGCGGGTGGTCGCGGTCGTGCAATGCCGCGGCGAATCCCGCCCCACCTTGGAAGAACTGCGCCCCATGCTCACCCAGGAGATCGCGCCGTACAAGCTTCCCCGCAGCTTGTGGTACGTCGACGAGATCAAGCGCTCGCCGGCGGGCAAGCCCGACTACCGCTGGGCGAAGGAGCAAACCCAGTCCCGCCCCGCCGACGACAACGCGGTGGCGAGCGCGAAGTAG
- a CDS encoding FAD-dependent monooxygenase, which yields MNATTNPLPATTAVVIVGAGPAGLTAAITLADAGVDFVLLDRLSEGANTSRAAVVHARTLEVLEQLGIADELVATGDIVARFTVHDGGSTLATIDFDGLPTRYPYTLMTPQDTTEAVLLKRLRKAGGEVQRPYQVTRVAEENDGVTVEYTDEAGAPGSIRADYVIGTDGMHSIVREHAGIGFTGASYPESFVLADVRMDWPIARDEVALHLSPEGVTVVAPLPDEKEPNRFRVVATLETAPEHSTVQDIQALLAARGPGGAVRVHEVLWSSRFRVHHRVADRYRSGRILLAGDAAHVHSPAGGQGMNTGIQDAAALGPLLARVLAGEPDTLLDDYEATRRPVALGVVSFTDRMTKMATLRARPARTLRNLALTTLARFPAFRHRLAYQLAELANR from the coding sequence ATGAACGCCACCACGAACCCGCTGCCCGCCACCACCGCCGTCGTGATCGTCGGCGCGGGCCCAGCCGGGCTCACCGCCGCCATCACGCTGGCCGACGCGGGCGTGGACTTCGTCCTCCTGGACCGGTTGAGCGAAGGCGCGAACACCTCGCGCGCCGCGGTCGTGCACGCCAGGACGCTGGAAGTGCTCGAGCAGCTCGGCATCGCCGACGAACTGGTCGCGACAGGCGACATCGTCGCCCGCTTCACCGTCCACGACGGCGGCAGCACCTTGGCCACCATCGACTTCGACGGACTCCCGACGCGCTACCCGTACACCCTGATGACCCCGCAGGACACCACCGAGGCGGTGCTGCTGAAGCGGCTGCGGAAGGCGGGCGGCGAGGTCCAGCGGCCGTACCAGGTCACCCGGGTCGCCGAGGAGAACGACGGCGTCACGGTCGAATACACCGACGAGGCGGGCGCGCCCGGCAGCATCCGCGCCGACTACGTCATCGGGACCGACGGCATGCACAGCATCGTCCGCGAGCACGCGGGCATCGGCTTCACCGGCGCGTCGTACCCGGAATCCTTCGTCCTCGCCGACGTGCGGATGGACTGGCCGATCGCCCGCGACGAAGTCGCCCTGCACCTTTCACCGGAGGGTGTCACGGTGGTCGCGCCGCTGCCCGACGAGAAGGAGCCCAACCGCTTCCGCGTGGTCGCCACCCTGGAAACCGCGCCCGAGCACTCGACCGTGCAGGACATCCAGGCCCTCCTCGCCGCCCGCGGCCCCGGCGGCGCGGTGCGCGTGCACGAGGTGCTGTGGAGCTCGCGCTTCCGCGTGCACCACCGCGTCGCCGACCGGTACCGCAGCGGCCGCATCCTGCTCGCGGGCGACGCCGCCCACGTGCACAGCCCGGCCGGCGGCCAGGGCATGAACACCGGCATCCAGGACGCCGCCGCTCTCGGCCCGCTGCTGGCCCGCGTGCTGGCGGGCGAGCCGGACACCCTGCTCGACGACTACGAAGCCACCCGCCGCCCGGTCGCCCTCGGCGTCGTCTCGTTCACCGACCGCATGACCAAAATGGCGACCCTGCGCGCACGCCCGGCCCGCACCTTGCGCAACCTGGCCCTCACGACCCTGGCCCGCTTCCCCGCCTTCCGCCACCGCCTCGCCTACCAACTGGCCGAACTGGCCAACCGCTGA
- a CDS encoding TetR/AcrR family transcriptional regulator encodes MTVDPDQAPARRSDATRAAILEAARARFAAEGFRKATIRAIAADADIDPSMVMRYFGSKDGLFAAAVDVRLDLPDLASADPDHLGELLVRRFFEIWEEQPNKEVLLTLLRSSITDEAVADRVRAIFTEQILPAVLRFGDPADASRRGGLIVTQMLGLALCRYVLCLPPVVALTRAQIIAEVGPTLQRYLTSVPPEEPDAVAAPIQSSG; translated from the coding sequence ATGACCGTCGATCCTGATCAAGCGCCCGCCCGCCGCTCGGACGCGACGCGTGCGGCGATTCTGGAAGCGGCCCGCGCGCGGTTCGCCGCTGAGGGTTTCCGCAAGGCGACCATCCGCGCCATCGCGGCGGACGCGGACATCGACCCGTCCATGGTCATGCGGTATTTCGGCAGCAAAGACGGCCTCTTCGCGGCGGCGGTCGATGTGCGGCTCGACTTGCCGGACCTCGCCTCCGCGGACCCCGATCACCTGGGCGAACTGCTGGTACGCCGCTTCTTCGAGATCTGGGAGGAGCAGCCGAACAAGGAGGTACTGCTGACGCTGCTGCGCTCATCGATCACCGACGAGGCGGTCGCCGACCGCGTCCGCGCGATCTTCACCGAGCAGATATTGCCCGCCGTCCTGCGCTTCGGCGATCCCGCCGATGCCTCCCGCCGTGGCGGCCTGATCGTCACCCAGATGCTGGGGCTGGCCCTGTGCCGCTACGTCCTGTGCCTACCCCCGGTCGTCGCCCTGACCCGCGCACAGATCATCGCGGAGGTAGGCCCCACCCTCCAGCGCTACCTGACGTCCGTCCCGCCAGAGGAACCCGATGCCGTGGCGGCGCCGATTCAGAGTTCGGGGTAG
- a CDS encoding acyl-CoA dehydrogenase family protein — translation MDFTPTEAQLDLGRLTGEVCGKLVTADRLRELDGNRAEAGADVERFDQPLWNSLAETGVLAAALPESVGGSDLGALEQTAILRELGKHLAAVPYLWSIALGAGALARFGSEEQRELATRAGAGSVILTVALAEERNWEPAAPATTAVETGDGWRLTGAKTTVPFANRAERILVPATVSGTTAVFLVDPAAATVSAQQVVDRSPEFAVELTDTPAELVGSVAGGAEILDWLLTRAWLGLSAAQLGTLERALELVAEYAREREQFGKAVGSFQAVAQRLADAYIDVQGLRLAVTQAAWLLSEDLPAAEAVHTAKFWAADAGHRVAHTVVHVHGGVGIDRDHIVHNYFTAAKHNEFALGASTDHLRALGALLAG, via the coding sequence ATGGATTTCACCCCCACCGAAGCCCAACTCGATCTCGGCCGGCTGACCGGCGAGGTGTGCGGCAAGCTGGTCACCGCCGATCGGCTGCGCGAACTCGACGGCAACCGGGCCGAGGCGGGAGCGGACGTCGAGCGATTCGACCAGCCGCTGTGGAATTCGCTGGCCGAGACCGGTGTGCTCGCGGCGGCGCTGCCCGAGTCGGTCGGCGGCAGCGACCTCGGCGCGCTCGAGCAGACCGCCATCCTGCGGGAACTGGGCAAGCATCTCGCGGCCGTGCCGTATCTGTGGTCGATCGCGCTCGGCGCGGGCGCGCTGGCGCGGTTCGGTTCCGAGGAGCAGCGTGAACTGGCCACGCGGGCGGGCGCGGGCAGCGTCATCCTGACGGTGGCGCTGGCCGAGGAGCGCAACTGGGAACCCGCCGCACCGGCCACCACCGCGGTCGAGACCGGCGACGGCTGGCGGCTGACCGGGGCCAAGACCACGGTGCCCTTCGCGAACCGGGCCGAGCGAATCCTGGTGCCCGCCACGGTCTCCGGGACCACCGCGGTGTTCCTGGTCGATCCCGCGGCGGCGACGGTGAGCGCGCAGCAGGTGGTCGACCGCAGCCCCGAGTTCGCGGTCGAGCTCACCGATACGCCCGCCGAGCTGGTCGGCAGCGTCGCAGGCGGCGCGGAGATCCTGGACTGGCTGCTCACCCGCGCCTGGCTCGGCCTGAGCGCCGCGCAGCTCGGCACCCTGGAACGGGCGCTCGAGCTGGTCGCCGAATACGCCAGGGAGCGCGAGCAGTTCGGCAAGGCGGTCGGCAGTTTCCAGGCCGTCGCCCAGCGGCTCGCCGACGCCTACATCGACGTCCAAGGTCTGCGCCTGGCCGTCACCCAGGCGGCGTGGCTGCTCTCGGAGGACCTGCCCGCCGCCGAAGCGGTGCACACCGCCAAGTTCTGGGCCGCCGACGCGGGCCACCGCGTCGCGCACACCGTCGTCCACGTGCACGGTGGCGTAGGCATCGACCGCGACCACATCGTGCACAACTACTTCACCGCCGCCAAACACAACGAGTTCGCCCTCGGCGCGAGCACTGACCACCTCCGCGCCCTCGGCGCGCTGCTGGCCGGCTGA